From the genome of Leptodactylus fuscus isolate aLepFus1 chromosome 1, aLepFus1.hap2, whole genome shotgun sequence, one region includes:
- the LYSMD3 gene encoding lysM and putative peptidoglycan-binding domain-containing protein 3 — protein sequence MANRNEPRSYLKPTSVSSSASGHSYHFASMTNPENEVSEEEAEEYELRPRGREKTRRSTSRERLDDIILINKDIVEGDTINSIALQHCCTVADLKRANNLINEQDFFALRSIKIPVKRFSLLTETHFSPKGKTSKTVPTQPPLEDQELYPALEALSPETVDSFLQEVDRDIEQIVRVTDLKKENLHEVVSAFSQELHFETELKVSRQKDPYHGADWGLGWWTAVVIMVIVGIITPIFYFLYYEVLNKEPPSNSSHGG from the exons ATGGCTAACAGAAATGAGCCTCGGAGTTACCTGAAACCAACATCAGTGTCCTCATCAGCGTCGGGTCATAGTTATCACTTTGCATCCATGACTAACCCTGAGAATGAAGTGTCCGAAGAAGAGGCAGAAGAATATGAACTACGGCCACGAGGGAGAGAGAAGACTAGAAGAAGCACATCCAGAGAACGTCTTGATGATATCATACTGATAAATAAGGACATTGTGGAAGGAGACACAATAAATTCAATAGCCCTACAGCATTGTTGTACT GTTGCAGACCTCAAGAGAGCCAACAACCTCATAAATGAACAGGACTTTTTTGCATTACGGTCAATAAAAATTCCAGTAAAGAGGTTCAGTTTACTGACCGAGACTCATTTCTCCCCAAAAGGAAAGACCTCAAAGACTGTACCTACCCAGCCGCCTCTAGAAGACCAGGAGCTCTACCCAGCTCTTGAAGCACTTTCTCCTGAGACGGTGGATTCTTTTTTACAAGAAGTGGACAGAGACATTGAACAGATTGTGAGGGTCACAGACCTGAAGAAGGAAAATCTGCATGAAGTGGTTTCTGCCTTTAGTCAAGAACTCCATTTTGAAACTGAGCTCAAAGTGTCTCGACAAAAAGATCCCTATCATGGAGCGGACTGGGGTTTGGGCTGGTGGACGGCGGTTGTGATTATGGTTATTGTGGGAATAATCACTCcgatattttattttctttattatgaGGTTCTCAACAAAGAACCTCCTTCTAATTCTTCACATGGAGGTTGA